The Deltaproteobacteria bacterium nucleotide sequence GATTACAGGGCGGCGGCATACCATCCCCCGGCCTGATAACCCGTTGGATGAAAGGCCGGTTTTTTGCCGCGTTCTTCCTGAAGATCATGATACCGGGAACCAGGCCCAAAAGTAGTCCTGTAATGGCGGCCAAGAAGCCGAAATTGGTCCCAAAAGAAAAGAGTACGGCCATGACTACCCCGAAAAGGGCTCCTAGACACGGCAATCCGATCAGCGCTGCTGCATTTTTCAGTAAAATGCCCGGGTCTCGGTATAGGGCTACCCAGTCCCCGGGCCTGGCTCCGGCCTTGTTGAGTGCTTCGATGACGAGAGTGGCGCTGTCCGTCGCGCAATGGCAGACACGGCGGCTGACTTCAGGCGCTCCAGGGATCCCGGACTCTCCGGGCCGGATGATGACTTCTGCCATTCCTCTTTCCTTGAGCGCGGAAACAAGGCCTTCATACTTGGGCATGACAAACTCCTTTTCCTCTTTGGGGCGTAAGGCCCTGCCAGGGGAGTGACACGGAAAAGATTTCAAGATGGGGGTTGGGGGTCCCATCCCGCTTGAAAGGATGGACGTGCTTGCCGCCCATTATACTCTCATGAGTTCCTCCTGGACCATCCGCAGGAAAAGTTCGGGAGAGCCCCGTTCTTCCCGGAACTTTCGTGCATCGAAAAACAATCGTCCAGCCCTCTTCTTGACAAAGGTGCTGCACCGTTTCCCGTTCAGATAGGCCAAAGCTAGGCCCTTTTCACTGACATACTCGCTGAAATCAACGAGGGAGGAGGGGACGTCTATTGGGTGAAGATACCCTGGGATCAAGAACTCGGCGCTTTCGTATGAGATCCGGGCCATTTCTTGAAGAAGTTTTTCAGGATCCAATCCGCCCGGGAAGATTTCAATGGTTTCATCATCGATTTTCACAAATTCCATGGTCCTTTTACCTCGGTTGTATCAAGCAAGGAGCCATGAATCCTGGAAAGACCAGGGGGTCTGAATCAGTGATCCTGTCATTATCGGGTCTCCTCCCATTTTCCGCTGGAATGGTGTTTTTTCGCAACCGCCCCGTACCTGTAAAGGAGGAAGATGGCAAGGGCCAGAAACACACCGTCTCGAAAGATGTACCATACCATGGGTGCCCCCGTTCCAGGTTCCCTCGAGGTGGTGAAACACCCGCACTGGATATCCAGCCCCCGGGCCAGGTTGAAAAGGAGGGCACTGAAAAAGATCAAGAGCAACACCGTTCCCAGGAGCGTAGCCCCGGGCAGCCAAAACCCCAGGATCAAGAGGAGTCCCAGAAACAATTCCAGCCAGGGCAGGACAATGGCCGCAAGGTTGACCCAGGTATCGGGGAGGATTTGATAATTGGCTATCACTTCGGCAAAGGCCGCAGGCTGCTGGATCTTGTCGATGCTCGCGTAAAGAAAAACGAGCCCGAGGAAGATCCGGCCGCATACGGCCAAGATGCCTTTTATCCTATAGTGAGTCTTAGTTGCCATGGATGTTTTTCCATGAGATAGGGCTTAAGGCCGTGAAGGTTTCCTGATAACTATATTTCTAGCCAAATTATGCGTGAACGCTTGCCCGCCTCGGGCGCGGCCTGTCCAAGAAAGGGTAAAAGGATTTTCCCGGAGCGGCCTATTTTGGCTCTGGAGCAGCCTGCCTGCCGCAGGCAGGGAGAGCGGAAGAGCCAAAATAGGCAGTGAGCGGAGCCATGGACGGCGTAGCGAACGTAGCGGAGGAAATATCCTTTTACCCTTCATCTATCGGGTGCTGCCAGGATGCTTTAACATATTGTAATAAAGATAAATTTCAGCATTAATGCATAATTTGGGTTCTATATTCCCCGCAATCTTTATCTAACCGTAAGGGTTCATTTAGGTCAAGATTCCGGTGGTCTCTTTCAATCATGGTTCGCAGGTCAAGTGGCACACACCGGTTGGGGTTTCCACAGCGAATGGGAAGTATTTCTTTTTAAACCAAAGGGCCACGTTGACAAGGCTGATGAGGACGGGCACCTCGACAAGAGGCCCGATGACCGCGGCAAATGCCTGGCCGGAATCGATCCCGAATACGGCCACTGCGACGGCGATGGCCAGTTCGAAGTTGTTGGACGCCGCAGTGAAACTCAGTGTTGTGGATTGTTCATAGGTGGCGCCCGCCTTCATGGAGAGAAAAAAGGAGGCGAAAAACATCACCACGAAGTAGATGCCTAAGGGGACGGCGACCCGTATGACGTCCAAGGGGAGCTGCACGATATATTCTCCCTTGAAAGAGAACATCACCAGGATGGTGAAGAGCAGGGCGATCAGGGTGATGGGACTTATCTTGGGGATGAATTTTTTTTCGTACCATTCTCTTCCCTTCGTGTTGAGGCCGATGATTCTGGTAAGCACTCCCCCAAGGAAAGGGATTCCGAGGTAGATGAACACGCTTTTGGCGATTTGACCGATGGAGATGTTTACCACGGTTCCCTTGAGGCCGATCCACTGGGGAAGAATCGTGATAAAAATATAGGCATAGAGTGAAAAGAAGAGGACCTGAAATATCGAATTGAAGGCCACAAGCCCTGCGCAATACTCCCGGTCTCCTGCCGCCAGGTCGTTCCAGACGATGACCATAGCGATGCATCGGGCCAGGCCGATCATGATCAGGCCCACCATGTATTCGTGATGCCCGGAGAGAAAGGCGACTGCAAGGGAGAACATGAGGATGGGACCGATAACCCAATTTTGGACCAGGGAGAGCAAGAGAACCTTGACATTCCGGAACACTTGGCCCAGTTGCTCGTACTTCACTTTGGCGAGAGGTGGGTACATCATGAGGATCAGGCCGATGGCTATGGGAATGTTGGTGGTCCCTATCTGAAAGAAGTTGATTACACTTCGGATGCCTGGGAAAAAGTATCCCCACATGACCCCCGCAAACATGGCCGAAAAGATCCAGAGGGTCAAAAATCTGTCTAAAAAGGATAGTTTCCTGGAAATTTTTTTCGATGGCATGCTCCCCCTCCCGATAGGACGGACCGCAAGTGATCCGTCCTGTCAACCCTTTAACCAACTTATGATTTCATCCTTGCCGGGAATCTTTCCCACGCTTTTTACCTCTCCGTCCACCACCACGGCCGGGGTGCCAAAGACCCCGTAGGTGGCGATTTCCAGGACGTCGGTGACCTTCTCTACATTGGCCTCGACACCTGCTTCCTTGACCGCCTCCCTGACGTTTTTTTCGGTCGCCTGGCACTTAGGGCAACCGGGTCCCAATACCTTGATTTCCATACAGATCCTCCTTTCATTTCAGCCGGCCATCCATCCGTAAAGCATGCCGGCGATAGTGGAAAGCATGATAATGATGATACAGAAGGTCGCCGTCTTTTTTACACCCAGCACCCCCCCGATCACCAGCATGTTAGGGAGAGAGAGGGCGGGGCCCGCCAGGAGGAGGGCAAGCGCGGGCCCCTTCCCCATGCCGGCCCCCAGGAGTCCCTGCAAAATGGGGACTTCCGTGAGGGTGGCGAAGTACATGAGGGCCCCTGCAACCGAAGCTAAGAGATTGGCCCAAAGCGAATTCCCCCCAACGAGTGACTGGATATAATGTTCAGGGATCAGGGCGGGGTGTCCCGGCCGACCCAGCATGAATCCGGCCACCAGCACACCCGCTCCAAGGAGGGGAAAGATTTGCTTCATGAATCCCCAGGTGACCTGGACCCAGCCAACGCGTTCGTCTTTCCTGAACCAGCCCTTGAGCATGAAGGCCAGGATGATCACCACCAGCTTGGTTTTTTCCTTCATTTGGATTGATCTCCTCCTGTGAATCAACCGCTGCCAGGGTTAGGGTAACGTTTGCCAGGTATCACTGCATACCGATATATTGATATGATACCCCTTGGAACAGACGGCGTCCTCAATCGAGAATCAGGCAGTATCCATTGCAAAATATATCGAGTAGGTCTCTCAAATTGGAGAGGTTGGGATAGAAAAATATGAAATTATATTCTTATTTGGCAATATAATATTGTCCCGTAGGGTGTCAAGGGGTTTTTTGGATGGAGGGGCATGGGGGAGGGATAATGAGCAGGAAGGTTTGGGTCAGCCCGAGCCCGGGTTAAAGACATCCCTCGAATCGGATTGACATCGAGAACCTGGAAAAGGATGATGGGGGGGCCTCAAAGAGCCCCTGACCATTGCAGAGTTCCATTCTATTCCGGGAGGAAAGCCCCAGATGGACCTTTTAAAATGCTACGAGACCCTTGGATTGAAAGAGAAGGCGACCCTTGCGGATGTAAAAGATGCCTACAGAGACCTTGTCAGTGTATGGCACCCGGATCGCTTTTCAGACAATCCCCGCCTTCGTCGCAAGGCCGAAGAAAAACTTAAGGAAATCAATTCGGCCTATGAAAGGCTCGTTTCCCACCTGGAAGGAAAGTGTAAAAGCTCCTTCCTGAAAGAAGGGGGTAATGCCGGGAACAGGAGCACAACGGAGGCTGTTTTCGAGGTCGGTACGTACCTTGTATTGTCCGCCTTCTCAAACATCTCCGAGGCTGCCCGCCGTTTCTGGCACGAGGCAAGACGACCTCCGGAAAAGAAGAGGCCGCGGTAAAATATCCCACACCTCTCTCATCCCCCTATCGTCACGGGCATGCCCATCAAGGGCCAGAGGAACATGACGGCCAGCCCCACGACTATTAAGAGCATGATGCTGGCCGGTATGCCGTAAAGGAAAAACTCGCCCGTTGTAAACTGCTTGGATTCGTATGCGATGGCATTCGGGGCCGCTCCCACGAGAAGAAGGAAAGGCATCCCGGCCGCCACTAGAGAGGCGAAAAGTATTACTTCCCCTGCAACCCCGAGATAGGGTGCGATGACCAAGGCCACGGGAAGTGAAATGGCGATGGCCGCGACGTTCATGATGAAGTTTGTCATCATCATGACGAAAAAGGTGATGCTCATGACGAAGATGAACCAGTTGGATTCCTTGAAAATGGTCAGCCAGTTGACGGCCAGCCATTTGGCGGCCCCTGTTTCCCACAGGCAGAAGCCGATACTCATGGCCCCGGCGAAAAGAAGGATGATGTTCCATGGAATGTCTTCGAGATCATCGATGTCCAGGATTCCCGTAACGAAAAAGAGGATCGTGGAGATCAGTATGAGGGCTGTTTTATCCACAGGTTTCAGGGCCGGGATAAAGGAGCGCAGGGACATGGTGATGATGCATCCGAAGACGATGATCGCGGCGATCAGTTCCTGCCTTGTGATGGGGCCCAGGTCCTTGTTCAATTGCCTCGCCCGATTTCTGAGTCCGGGAATGGTCTTTTTTTCGGGCCTCAAGAAGATCATGAAGAAGGCCCAGAGGGCGAAGGTCATGATCCACCCTATGGGAAACATGTAATACGTGAGCTGGAAAAATGTGATTTCCTTGCCCATGATGTCCTTGAAAAAGCCGAGGGCCACGGCCCCGCGGGCGGCACCGAGCAGGGTTACGATGCTCCCGGCCCCCGCCACGTAAGCCATTCCCATGAAGAGCCCCTTGCCGAACTTCGTCCGTTTGTTCCCTTCCCCGTAAAGAGCATAGATGGAGACCAAGAGGGGGTAGATGGTGGCCGCGACGGCGGTGTGGGCCATGATGTGGGCAAGGGCGGCAGTGACCAGGAAACAGCCTAGATAGATCATACTGGTCCTCTCACCCACCACCATCAACATCTTGTAAGCAAGCCGGCGGGTCAGCCCTGTTTTTGTGAAGACAAGGCCGATCACCATGGAGGCGAAGATGAACATGACGGAAGGGTCCATGAAGTCCTTGAAGGCCGTCTTGGCGGGGCGGATGAGGAACAGGGCCTGCAGAACGCCGATGGCGAGGCTTGTAACCCCTATGGGGACCACCTCGAAAACCCACCAGGTTCCGGCCAACAAAAAGACAGCCAGAGCCCCTTTGGCCTCCTTGCTCAAAGGAAAATGCTTCCCCATTGGATCCACGGCATCAGGCCAGGGCGGGGCCCAGTAAACCACGGCGAACAAAGTTATGCCGATAAATAGAAAGAGAATTTTCCTCCAGTTCACTCCGGAATTTATCTTGATGTTCTCACTGCTCATAGAATTTCTCCAAAGTTCAAGAAGAATGTTTTCAGATGAGAAAAGTGTTTCAAATCAATGACTCCGGTGTCTTTCGGTTTTTATAACGGAGGGAGCGGAATTCCTTGCAACACCCCTTATCCGGCCCTCTCTCTGCATGCCCTCCGGACGCTGGCGATCAACGCATCCAGTTCGAAGGGAATCAGGAAATCGTCATAAACCCCCAGCCTCATGGCTTCTATGGAAAGATTCATTTTTTGGGGGCTGTTCAGGGTGATGATGCGGGTGGTCGGGCTGATCCCCTGGATGATTCTGATAAGGGTCAGGCCTTCCTGCCCAAGTCCCTGAAGCCACAGGATGACCACGTCAAAGTCGCTGTTCGCAAGCAATTTCATGGCCCCCGATTCCCACTCCGCCTCCACGACCCGGAAGGCCGCCTTGCGTAAGTGCGGCCCGATATGGCACTTGGATTCGATGTTCGAATTGATGATGAGTACCTTTGGAGTCATGGATGGTCCGATCATCGGGGAATCTTTAGGGTATCCCGGGCTGTGCCCTCCCTTGACCCCCTTGTATTAACGCAAAAACCGGACCAAATTTCAAATCCTGTTAAAACAGGAGGTTGTGGGCAAAATATCAGAAGCGACGGGAAATTTGTTTCTAAATGAAACAAATCGAAACACAAGGGTTGCAGGGTGAAACACCTTGCTCTGCTGCGGATTCCGGGGAAGATAGCCCTAGCCGGGAGGATGCAGGATGTCGCCGCTTTTCAGCCTGCCGCGGCAGTAACGTTTCAGAACCTCCCGGCTGGGGCCGATCACGTTGTCCAGGACCTGGACCTTTTTCCAGATCAGATAATCGTAATATTCTTCCTCAATGCCGCCGCAGATCACGGTGTCCACACCCTCGGTCATGATCAGGTGACAGAGTTCTTCCGAAGAAGGATGGGGCAGGATCAATATCCTTTCTTCCGGATTCCTTGTCCCCTTTCCCCGTTTGACTACGAGAACTTCGGTCGCCAGGTCGAAGCGGGGGGCCACATCATTTTCGTGAAGGGGTATGAGGATTTTCTTCGGCATCATCCGTCCAATCCATGGGCCTTGATTTTTCTCCAAAGGGTGCTTCGGCCCCAACCCAGCATGCGTGCCGCACGGGTCCGATTTCCCTGGGCCTTCAAGAGGGCGTCGGCGATCAACCTTCTCTCCATGTCCCGCCATGTCCCGACAGGTGCAGTGGGGATTTCTTCCCCGGGTTTTGTGTCTTCAAAAGTCTTTTTCTCCTCAGTATCAGTAGGAGAGAAGGATTGGGGTTCGGTGAGATAGGCTGGTAGATGTCTTGGGTAGATCAAGCCCTCCCGACAGATATTGACGGCATATTCCACGATGTTTTTGAGTTCCCTTACGTTCCCGGGATAGGGGTACCGGGTCAGGAGGTTGAGGGATCGGGCCGAAAACCCCCGAATGCGGCTGTTGAACTTGGTGGTAAAGGTGTCAAGAAAATGCTCCAGGAGCAGGCGGATGTCGCCCTGGCGTTCACGAAGGGGAGGAATCCGGAGGCGAAGAACGTTCAGCCGGAAAAAGAGATCCTCCCGGAAAAGGCCCTTTTGTACCATGTCCTTGAGATCCCGGTGGGTTGCCGCGATGATTCTGACATCGGCCACAAAGGCCTTTGTACTTCCCAGGGGAAAAACGGTCCGGTCATCCAGAAAGGTGAGGAGCTTTACCTGGAGGGGCAGGGGCAGGTCGCCGATCTCCGTGAGATAGAGTGTCCCATGGTGGGCCAAGTGGAACCGCCCGATTTTGTCCTTTACGGCTCCGGTAAAGGCCCCTTTCTTGTGCCCGAAGAGTTCGGATTCGAGGAGGGTTTCAGGCAGGGCCCCACAGTTGACCTTGACGAAGGGTCCTTTGGCCCGGCTGGAGGCCTGGTGGATGGCCTCCGCCAGCAAGTCTTTCCCCGTACCGGTTTCCCCTGTAAGGAGTACGGAAGAATCGCTCTGGGCGATGACCGGGAGGATCTGGAAGAGTTTTTCCATCTGAGGGCTCTTCCCGATAATATTTTTGAATTGATACGCACTGCTGAGTGTTTCGTCGAGCTCCTTCAGGGGTCGGAGATCTTCCACGGTTTCGATATAACAAGACGGTGTTTTCCTGTTATTATAAACCGGGCCAAGCGTGATTCGGACGGGGACGCGTTTGCGGTCTCTGTTGAGGAGGTCGCTTTCCATGCACAGGGATTCGGTGTTTGTCCTCAGCCCTGAGATAGGACAAGCTTCAAAACAGATTCTGCTTCGAATCACCTGGTGGCAAGGCAGTTCCCTGGCCTCATCAAGGCTCAACCCGACGATGCCTTCCATGATATGGTTCATGAACATCAGACGACCCTGAGAATCGATCAGTGCGATTCCCAGAGGGATCTCGTTCAGAAGCCTGAAAAGATCGATAGTGAGTGGGGGGAAATCCTTTTGGACACGGGATCTCCTGCGAGGCGCTTTTCCCTTTTGGGCAGGTTGGATGGCCTTGTTTTTTGGCAAAGCGGATCTCCGTTTCCCATGCCGGCCATGAACCCCTCACCGTTCCATCCTGGCGTTGAGATGGAGAGCCGGGGCCGGGAAATTCATTCCTTCCCCGAGGATAAACGGAAATGAACCGCGCAGAGCGGCTTAAGCATTGACCGGATGAATAGTATGGAGAATCTCCCTTGCGAGTCAAGGGAAAAGGAGGCTTTGGGAAAATGAGCCGATGGGGATCCGTAAGGGATGATAATCATCCCCGTTATTGACCCGACCCGAGGGCCTTTTCCAGGGGAATCTCGGAAAATATTTCCAGAAATACGTCGGCGCATTCGGGGCAAAGCTGGGTGCCCCGGACATCGCGGATGATTTCCAGGGCCTTTTCGTGCTCCATTCCCTTCCGGTAAGGGCGGTCACTCGTCAAGGCGTGGTAGGTGTCCGCAACGGCCGTCATTCGCGCCCAAAGGGGGATTTTTTCGCCCTTGAGCCCATGGGGATATCCTTTGCCGTCGAATCTCTCGTGATGGTGAAGGATGACGGGAATAAGAGGGCGGATACTTGGAATGGGACCCAGGATATTGGCTCCTACCACGGGGTGTTCCCGGATGACCGCGAATTCTTCCCTGGTGAGGGGCCCGGGCTTAAGTAATATGCCGTCGGGGACACCGATTTTTCCCAGGTCGTGAAGCCTACCCCCAATGACCAGTGACTCCTTGTCCTCGGAAGAGAGTTGCATCCGGGAGGCCATCTCCGCGACGATCATGGAGACGGCCTCGGAATGGCCGCGGGTATACTGGTCCCTGGCCTCCAGGGCGGCGATGAGGCTGGTGATGCTCGCGATCATGAGCCTGCGCTCGGTGTCGAGCCTTTCCTTTTCCTTGAGGAGAAGGCGGAAGTGGTCCGACAAGAGCTTTTCAACGGTGATGACGAGCTGATCCAGATTGAAGGGTTTGACCAGGTAAGCGCTGGCTCCCCACTGGAGCATCCGCCGCATGATGGCCCTTTCAGCATTGGCGCTCATGATCACGAAGGGTATCCCAGCCAAAGCGGGGTCGGCATGGAGGGCCTTGCACAGCTCGACACCGTTCATGCGAGGCATGTCGATATCACTGAGGATCAGGTCCGGCGGGGTGATTTTCACGATCTCAAGGGCCTGAAGACCGTCTTCAGCGGTCTGGACCATAAATCCGGCATTTTCAAGCCCTTTTTTTACAAGGGAGCGAATGGTGCCTGAATCGTCGACGACCAGAATTCTCCGATCATGATGGAAGCTGGCCTTCTCAAGAACCCTGCGGATGGTCTCATGGAGTTGTTCCTTGGCCTCCGATTTGGATACATAGGCCGAGGCCCCCGCCCTGAATCCCCTCTCGATATCCCGGTCGCTGTCAAGGGAACTCAACAGGATGACCGGGAGCCCTCTCGTAGCAGAGTTGCTTTTAAGGGATTCGCAAAGCGCAAATCCATCCATGTGTGGCATCTCGACATCGGATATAACGAGATCGAAGGGCTGGGAAAGGGCGGCCTCGAGTCCCTGGCGGCCGTCTTCGGCCTGGGTCACCTGCGCGCCGAACTCTTCCAGTTGTTTCGTCAGAATACGGCGGATGATGGAACTGTCGTCTACGATGAGAACCTTTGGAGAATTCATCCCGCAACCCCCGGGACCCAAGGGTGTATCGAATTTAAAAGAGCCCCCGGGCCATTAGGTCCCGGGAGAAAAGATCGGATCCTGCTCCAGGCGGAGATGTCCCCTGTTCGCCAAAACCGGGAAAAGCGCGTAAAAGGTGCAGACGGGTCTTTCATGGCGATGCAGGAAACAAGGCTCTTCCCCGCCCTTTGTTTTCATCGACCGGGACGGGGTATTTCTTTAGTGATCATCCATAAATGGCCTTTTCCCCCAATCTTTGGGCCCGGCTGGACGTCCTATGCAGACAAGTCCGGCTCAAACCGGGGTTGTTTTTTGGGGCGCCATTCACTATTTTATGCCCACGGTTTCCGGGGGGATCTGAAAATTTTTTGGAATATGAAAGGACGGAAGCCAAAGGACAAAAAAGAGGAGGAGATCTTGAGGGAGGCAAGGAGTGCACGGAGATGATCAGATTGTTTAAAGGGAAGAAGGAAAAGGAAGCCCGGGGAAATGGAGGGTTTTTTCAGCGGCTCAGGCAGGGACTATCAAAGACTCGGTCCGGGCTCGCGGGGAGTCTGGACGCCCTGTTTTTCGGTAAAAAGGAAATCAATGATGAACTTCTGGAACAACTCGAGGAGGTCCTTTTCACTTCGGATCTGGGGGTGGCGACGACACAGGAATTGATCGACATGGTTCAGGACCGGGTAAGCCGGAAGGAACTGGACAAGCCGGAAAAGATTCGATCCCTCCTGAAGGAGCAGATCCGTGCCTTTCTGGAGGTGGAGGATGTCCAACACAGGACGCCTGCACTCGGAGAGCCCCTGGTAATCATGGTGGTGGGGGTGAACGGTGTTGGTAAGACCACGACTATCGGGAAGATCGGCAACCTTTTCAGAGAAGAGGGGAAACGCGTGATTCTGGCAGCTGGTGACACCTTCCGGGCGGCCGCTGTTGAGCAGTTGGAGATCTGGGGAGAGCGCATCGGGGCCGAAGTCGTGAAGCAAAAGGAGGGTGCTGATCCATCGGCGGTGGCCTTTGACGCCGTAGCCGCCGCCCTGGCAAGGAAGGCCGACGTAGTCCTGATCGACACGGCTGGCCGACTCCATACCAAGAGCAATCTCATGGATGAGCTTGAAAAAATCCAGCGGGTCACCGGCAAGAAATTGCCCGGTGCTCCCCATGAGGTTTGGCTCGTACTGGATGCGACCACCGGCCAGAACGCCATCGCCCAGGCACGGATATTCAACGAGACCCTGGGGGTCACAGGGATCATTTTGACCAAGCTGGACGGAACGGCAAAAGGGGGTATCGTGGTGGGTATCTCCCACGAGCTCCAGATTCCCATAAAGTTCATCGGAATCGGCGAGAAGATGGATGACCTGCGGCCCTTTAACGCAGGGGATTTCGTTGAGGCCATCTTTGATTGAAAACTTGTCTGAGGATTGCGTCAATGACAAGTGAGAGTCAACAAGGCGGGATCTGGGGGACATCCCAGCAGATCCGAGGCCGCCTGGAGGATTCGCCGGGTAAGGGCTGGCCCGTGCTCCCTCCCTCTTATGACCCTGACTCGGGGTCCCAGGGGTTTCCATTGAAGGGGAGAAGTCTCTTTGAAAAGTGCGATGGTGGGCGTTCCCAGGAGGGCGGCCAGATGGGTGACCCCGCTGTCGTGGCCGATATAGAGGAAGGCCCTTTCAAGCAGGGAGATGAGATCTGGAAGTGGCGGGGAAAAAATCAACCTTCCTTCAAATCCGTTTTGCCGGAAGAAGGGCATAAGCGCGCTTTCCGCCTCCCCGAGGAGGCATTGGATTTCGTGGTCTGGCCCAAAAAGGGAGGCGAGTTTTTGGGTGAGATCCAGCCAGTATCGGGGCGGATGATTTTTTGAGAGGGACCCCGAGCCGGGATGAAATAGCACAGTTTCCGTCCTGCCGCCCTTCTCTTCTCTTTTGAGGAGGGCCCTGCGGGAGGCCTCCTCCAGGGCGGCTTGAGGATGGAGGGGGGCGCCAGCATGCTGGAGGCATTGCGCCAGGTAAAGGGCCGTATGAACGGATTCCTCTTTGGGCGGGAAGGGTGGATAGAGATGGATTTTCGTCCGGGGAAGGAGGATTGAAAGACTTTCGCGTGCCCGGCCTTCTGGATCGCTCAGAAAGGCGACGGCAAGCTCTATTTCCTTAACAGATAGGAGTGGGAGATCTTCCGGGTCATTGTTGAAGAGGGTATGCCATCCTTGACCCTCGTAGTCCAGGCAAAACCGGACTCCGGGAAGGGTTTTGAATACCCCGATCCCGGGCGATCTGCCGACCAGGACGAGATCCGCCGACCCTCCCATGGTTGCAATTGAAGGGGCAAGCATCAGGGTATCCCCCAGAGCCCCCGGACGGATGATCAGGATTCTTTTTCGTGCATCCTCTTGTTTGAAGTGATTCTCCTGCATACGGGACCTTCACCCTTTTGGGATTCTGGACAAAAATATCGACAAATTAGTTGTTTATCAAGGAAATCAACGGCCTTGACAGAGACTCTTCCATGGTTACCTTGAACGGCGTTGAGGTGATTTGAGGGAGGAAAAGAGATGAACAGCATGAAAACAGCATTTCTGCTGGGACTGATGACCGCCCTGATCGTATGGCTCGGCGACCTTTTCGGGGGAAGGCAGGGAATGGTGCTGGCCTTTATCCTGGCCATGGGGATGAATTTTTTCAGCTACTGGTATTCAGATAAGATGGTGCTCGCAATGTATCGAGCCAGGCAGGTTTCACCCGGTGAGTATCCCGAG carries:
- a CDS encoding glycosyltransferase family 9 protein; its protein translation is MQENHFKQEDARKRILIIRPGALGDTLMLAPSIATMGGSADLVLVGRSPGIGVFKTLPGVRFCLDYEGQGWHTLFNNDPEDLPLLSVKEIELAVAFLSDPEGRARESLSILLPRTKIHLYPPFPPKEESVHTALYLAQCLQHAGAPLHPQAALEEASRRALLKREEKGGRTETVLFHPGSGSLSKNHPPRYWLDLTQKLASLFGPDHEIQCLLGEAESALMPFFRQNGFEGRLIFSPPLPDLISLLERAFLYIGHDSGVTHLAALLGTPTIALFKETSPLQWKPLGPRVRVIRGREHGPALTRRILQAASDLLGCPPDPALLTLTCH
- the ftsY gene encoding signal recognition particle-docking protein FtsY yields the protein MIRLFKGKKEKEARGNGGFFQRLRQGLSKTRSGLAGSLDALFFGKKEINDELLEQLEEVLFTSDLGVATTQELIDMVQDRVSRKELDKPEKIRSLLKEQIRAFLEVEDVQHRTPALGEPLVIMVVGVNGVGKTTTIGKIGNLFREEGKRVILAAGDTFRAAAVEQLEIWGERIGAEVVKQKEGADPSAVAFDAVAAALARKADVVLIDTAGRLHTKSNLMDELEKIQRVTGKKLPGAPHEVWLVLDATTGQNAIAQARIFNETLGVTGIILTKLDGTAKGGIVVGISHELQIPIKFIGIGEKMDDLRPFNAGDFVEAIFD